The following coding sequences are from one Prochlorococcus marinus CUG1438 window:
- a CDS encoding AAA family ATPase has protein sequence MLIQLKIENIALIEIIEINFEKGLNIITGDSGSGKSLILDSLNVLFGGTNIPLKHLIRPGKDNCVIEAKFSSSLQINSWLISNGFEGVFSELKIKRKSYKKNNKILSKYTLNNLSINKQSLEELGRLLIDFAGQSDTFIFNSQDKRRLIIDDLCSQELRDTNLKILNTWAECENLKGLLNEKREASRKQEENNLAIAEMLNILEQANLNAKNEILELESIQNKLVNNLEISNSIQSSLDNLNNFSHDQPSIAFLINQSIKSLNKTADFDLKIQTFREKLLSIQSDVENLIFDLNSYIQDVENHESNLPEIQKRLFFLKNLERTFSLDLPQLIEKRDQFRTFLNKNDHDIEILKVEDQIKKLQSSLDSFFDIQSSERKIIANQLQNSVMSILRNLGLENANFSIQFSECNPSCYGIDNINFLFSANPDQDLAPLSTVISGGEMSRFLLAIKSSISKKPNTFFLDEIDNGLSGKSLFALVELIKEIAKNQQVLCITHQPFLAAGGSAHFKVQKNVIEGITYTSISKLNSKIQRKQELIELIGGRSGEANDYASRLLDREAA, from the coding sequence ATGTTAATACAATTAAAGATAGAAAATATTGCCTTAATTGAAATTATAGAAATTAATTTCGAAAAAGGTTTGAATATCATCACTGGTGATTCAGGTTCTGGTAAATCACTAATCTTAGATTCATTAAACGTTTTGTTTGGTGGAACTAATATACCTCTTAAACATTTAATACGTCCAGGAAAAGATAATTGTGTTATTGAGGCAAAATTTTCTTCTTCTTTGCAAATTAATTCATGGTTAATAAGTAATGGATTTGAAGGAGTTTTCTCAGAATTAAAGATTAAAAGGAAATCTTATAAAAAAAATAATAAAATCTTATCCAAATATACTCTTAACAATTTATCGATTAATAAACAATCTCTAGAAGAACTAGGGCGCTTGTTGATAGATTTTGCTGGACAATCAGATACTTTTATTTTCAATTCTCAAGACAAGAGAAGATTAATTATTGATGATTTATGTTCGCAAGAATTGAGAGATACTAATCTTAAGATTCTAAATACATGGGCGGAATGTGAAAATCTAAAAGGATTATTGAATGAAAAAAGAGAAGCTTCTAGGAAACAAGAAGAAAATAATTTAGCAATTGCAGAAATGTTAAATATTTTAGAGCAAGCTAATTTAAACGCTAAAAATGAAATTTTAGAATTAGAGTCAATACAAAATAAACTCGTCAATAATCTCGAAATTAGTAATTCAATTCAATCTTCTTTAGACAACTTAAATAATTTTAGTCATGATCAACCATCAATAGCCTTTTTGATAAATCAATCGATTAAAAGTTTAAATAAAACTGCGGATTTTGATCTAAAGATTCAAACTTTTAGGGAAAAGTTATTAAGTATTCAATCTGATGTTGAAAATTTAATTTTTGATTTAAACTCATATATCCAAGATGTAGAGAATCATGAATCTAATCTTCCAGAAATACAAAAAAGATTATTTTTTTTAAAAAATCTTGAAAGAACTTTTTCCTTAGATCTACCTCAATTAATTGAAAAGCGAGATCAATTTAGGACATTTTTGAATAAAAATGATCATGATATTGAGATTCTTAAGGTAGAAGATCAAATTAAAAAATTACAAAGTAGTTTAGATTCTTTCTTTGATATTCAGTCCTCTGAAAGAAAAATAATTGCTAATCAGCTTCAAAATTCAGTAATGTCTATTTTGCGAAATTTAGGATTAGAGAATGCTAATTTTTCTATTCAATTTTCTGAATGTAATCCTTCTTGTTATGGAATTGATAATATAAATTTCTTATTTTCTGCCAATCCTGATCAGGATCTTGCGCCTTTATCAACAGTTATTTCTGGTGGAGAAATGTCGAGATTCTTATTAGCAATTAAATCTAGTATTTCTAAAAAACCAAACACTTTCTTTTTAGATGAAATAGATAATGGTTTGAGCGGTAAATCTCTGTTTGCCTTGGTGGAGCTTATAAAGGAAATAGCAAAAAATCAACAGGTTTTATGTATTACACATCAACCTTTCCTTGCTGCCGGAGGATCTGCACATTTTAAAGTGCAAAAAAATGTAATCGAGGGAATAACTTATACTTCAATATCAAAATTAAATTCAAAAATACAAAGAAAACAAGAATTAATAGAACTTATTGGAGGTCGTTCTGGCGAGGCAAATGATTACGCTTCTAGACTTCTTGATAGGGAAGCTGCATAA
- the uvrA gene encoding excinuclease ABC subunit UvrA, whose amino-acid sequence MVNKIDNSFEEDNAINIRGARQHNLKNIDLSLPRNKFIVFTGVSGSGKSSLAFDTIFAEGQRRYVESLSAYARQFLGQVDKPDVDNIEGLSPAISIDQKSTSHNPRSTVGTVTEIQDYLRLLFGRAGEPHCHHCGIPIAPQTIDEMVDQILLLPEGTRYQLLAPVVRGKKGTHVKLISGLAAEGFARVRINGEVRELADSIELDKNQIHNIEVVVDRLIARDGIQERLNDSLQTCLKRGDGLAIVEVVPKKGEKLPSTLEREKLYSENYACPEHGSIVEELSPRLFSFNSPYGACPDCHGIGFLKKFTADRVIPDKTLPVYAAIAPWSEKDNTYYFSLLYSVGQAYGFELKTPWKDLTDLQKKVLLLGSDKPILIQADSRFKTSSGFERPFEGILPILERQLNEANGESVKQKLEKYLELVPCKTCNGKRLRPEALAVKIGPYNITDLTSISVSETLTHVERIMGISKTKKENISLSEKQKQIGELVLKEIRLRLKFLINVGLDYLTLDRPAMTLSGGEAQRIRLATQIGAGLTGVLYVLDEPSIGLHQRDNDRLLETLKSLRDLGNTLVVVEHDEDTMKSADYLVDIGPGAGVYGGEIIAKGSYQDVLQSEKSLTGAYLSGRRSIPTPKERRSSVKKSLILNNCSKNNLKDISVEFPLGRLISVTGVSGSGKSTLINELLHPALCHSLGLKVPFPQGVKELKGIKAIDKVIVIDQSPIGRTPRSNPATYTGAFDPIRQIFTATVEAKARGYQAGQFSFNVKGGRCEACKGQGVNVIEMNFLPDVYVQCEVCKGARFNRETLQVKYKGFNISDVLEMTVEQAAETFSAIPAAADRLSTLVDVGLGYVKLGQPAPTLSGGEAQRVKLATELSKRATGKTLYLIDEPTTGLSFYDVHKLMDVIQRLVDKGNSVIVIEHNLDVIRCSDWIIDLGPDGGDKGGEIIVEGIPEDVAKHPASHTAKYLKKVL is encoded by the coding sequence ATGGTTAATAAAATTGATAATAGTTTTGAAGAAGATAATGCAATTAATATCCGAGGAGCTCGTCAGCATAATTTAAAAAATATTGATCTTTCTTTACCAAGAAATAAATTTATAGTTTTTACAGGCGTTAGTGGAAGCGGCAAGAGTTCTTTAGCATTCGATACAATTTTTGCTGAAGGTCAAAGAAGATATGTTGAAAGTCTTTCGGCATATGCAAGGCAATTTTTGGGTCAAGTAGATAAGCCAGATGTTGACAACATTGAGGGTTTATCACCTGCTATTTCAATAGATCAAAAATCAACAAGTCATAATCCTCGATCAACAGTTGGTACAGTAACAGAGATACAAGACTATTTAAGGTTATTGTTTGGTCGGGCTGGTGAGCCACATTGCCATCATTGTGGTATTCCAATAGCACCTCAAACTATTGATGAAATGGTTGATCAAATTCTTTTACTACCTGAAGGTACAAGATATCAATTGTTGGCTCCTGTTGTCAGAGGTAAAAAAGGAACTCATGTAAAATTAATCAGTGGATTAGCTGCGGAGGGTTTCGCGAGAGTAAGAATTAATGGCGAGGTTAGAGAACTTGCCGATAGTATTGAATTAGATAAAAATCAAATTCATAATATTGAGGTTGTTGTTGATCGATTAATTGCAAGAGATGGAATACAAGAAAGGTTGAATGATTCTTTACAAACTTGTCTCAAAAGAGGTGATGGTCTAGCAATAGTAGAAGTTGTTCCAAAAAAGGGAGAAAAATTACCTTCTACTCTAGAGAGAGAAAAACTATACTCAGAAAATTATGCATGTCCTGAACATGGTTCTATTGTTGAGGAACTTTCTCCAAGATTATTTTCCTTTAATAGCCCATATGGTGCATGTCCAGATTGTCATGGGATTGGTTTTTTAAAAAAATTTACTGCCGATAGAGTCATACCAGATAAAACATTACCTGTTTATGCTGCTATAGCGCCTTGGAGCGAAAAAGATAATACTTATTATTTTTCTTTACTGTACTCTGTAGGGCAAGCTTATGGTTTTGAATTAAAAACTCCCTGGAAAGATTTAACTGATTTGCAAAAAAAAGTTTTACTTCTCGGTTCAGATAAACCAATACTAATTCAAGCTGATAGCCGTTTTAAAACTTCTAGTGGTTTTGAAAGACCTTTTGAGGGAATTTTGCCAATATTAGAAAGACAATTGAATGAAGCTAATGGAGAATCAGTTAAGCAAAAATTAGAAAAGTATTTAGAGTTAGTTCCTTGTAAGACGTGCAATGGAAAAAGATTAAGACCTGAGGCTCTTGCAGTTAAAATTGGGCCATATAACATAACTGACTTAACTTCTATAAGCGTTTCTGAAACCTTAACTCATGTAGAGCGCATTATGGGTATAAGCAAGACTAAGAAGGAAAATATATCGTTGTCAGAAAAACAAAAGCAGATAGGTGAATTAGTTTTAAAAGAGATTCGTTTACGTTTGAAATTTTTAATTAATGTTGGTTTAGATTATCTAACTTTAGATAGACCCGCCATGACTTTATCTGGCGGAGAGGCTCAGCGTATTAGGTTAGCTACTCAAATAGGTGCAGGCCTGACTGGTGTTTTATATGTATTAGATGAACCAAGTATTGGTTTACATCAGAGAGATAATGACAGATTATTAGAAACTTTAAAAAGTTTAAGAGACTTGGGAAATACTCTAGTTGTTGTTGAACATGATGAAGATACTATGAAATCCGCAGATTATTTAGTAGATATTGGTCCAGGGGCGGGTGTTTATGGTGGTGAAATTATTGCTAAAGGATCATATCAAGATGTCTTGCAATCTGAGAAGTCATTAACTGGGGCTTATCTCAGTGGCAGGAGGTCTATTCCTACCCCTAAAGAACGCAGATCATCTGTTAAAAAGAGTTTAATTTTAAATAATTGTTCAAAAAATAATTTAAAGGATATATCTGTAGAGTTTCCTTTAGGAAGACTAATTTCTGTAACTGGTGTTAGTGGTAGTGGGAAAAGTACCTTGATAAATGAGTTGCTTCACCCTGCATTGTGTCATTCTTTAGGTTTAAAAGTTCCTTTTCCCCAAGGTGTAAAGGAGTTAAAGGGTATAAAGGCAATTGATAAAGTTATCGTTATTGATCAATCTCCAATAGGACGAACACCAAGATCAAATCCTGCTACCTACACAGGTGCTTTTGATCCTATAAGGCAGATATTTACTGCCACAGTGGAAGCCAAAGCAAGAGGTTATCAGGCTGGTCAGTTTAGCTTTAATGTGAAAGGTGGAAGATGTGAAGCGTGTAAAGGTCAGGGAGTTAATGTTATCGAAATGAATTTTTTACCTGATGTATATGTTCAATGTGAAGTTTGCAAAGGAGCTCGCTTTAATAGGGAAACTCTTCAAGTTAAATATAAAGGTTTTAATATATCTGACGTTTTAGAAATGACTGTTGAACAAGCGGCAGAAACTTTTTCTGCTATACCTGCAGCTGCTGATAGATTATCTACATTAGTAGATGTGGGCTTAGGATATGTCAAATTAGGTCAACCTGCTCCTACATTATCTGGCGGAGAGGCCCAAAGAGTTAAGTTAGCTACAGAATTATCGAAAAGGGCGACTGGCAAAACTTTATATTTGATTGATGAACCAACTACAGGTCTAAGTTTTTATGACGTCCATAAATTAATGGATGTAATACAACGTTTGGTAGATAAAGGTAATTCTGTAATTGTTATCGAACATAACTTAGATGTAATTAGATGCTCTGATTGGATTATTGACCTAGGGCCTGATGGAGGAGATAAAGGTGGCGAGATTATTGTCGAAGGTATTCCTGAAGACGTAGCTAAACATCCCGCTAGTCATACCGCTAAATATCTTAAAAAAGTTCTTTAA
- a CDS encoding glycosyltransferase encodes MRFKFLHLHLHGLIRSKNLELGKDADTGGQTQYVLELVKSLANTSDVDQVDLVTRLINDPKVDDEYSQEEEFVEPGVKILRFKFGPNKYIRKELLWPYLDFLSESLISYYKKNEKPNFIHAHYADAGYVGVKLSKSLKVPLIFTGHSLGREKKRKLLDTGLKTNQIEKLYFISQRIEAEEKALKSADIVVTSTKQESIYQYSQYSSFSPHKAKVIPPGVDHKKFHHIHSTTETAEIDNMMKPFLMDSSKPPLLAISRAVRRKNIPSLIEAYGKSEKLKRKTNLILILGCRDNTSKLDLQQKDVFHNIFEMIDKYNLYGKVAYPKKHLPSQIPSIYRWAASRGGVFVNPALTEPFGLTLLEASSCGLPIISTNDGGPKEIRSKCENGLLVDVTDINKLKVILEQGISNNDQWKLWSRNGIEGVNRHFSWNTHVSSYLSILKEKFSNSNSYSSSDIKQSCLKGSSSLIKPH; translated from the coding sequence ATGAGGTTTAAATTTTTACATTTACATTTACATGGTCTTATACGCTCTAAAAATCTTGAATTAGGTAAAGATGCAGATACAGGAGGGCAAACACAATACGTTTTAGAGTTAGTTAAAAGTTTGGCTAATACTTCAGATGTTGATCAAGTAGATTTAGTTACTCGCTTAATCAACGACCCTAAAGTAGACGATGAATATTCACAAGAAGAGGAGTTTGTAGAGCCTGGAGTGAAAATTTTAAGATTTAAATTTGGACCTAATAAATATATAAGAAAGGAATTGCTTTGGCCGTATTTAGATTTTTTATCTGAAAGTCTTATCTCTTACTATAAAAAAAATGAAAAGCCTAATTTTATTCATGCACATTATGCAGATGCTGGATATGTCGGAGTTAAACTGAGTAAATCTTTAAAAGTACCACTTATTTTTACGGGGCATTCTTTAGGAAGAGAAAAAAAGAGGAAATTGCTTGATACTGGCCTAAAAACTAATCAAATAGAAAAGCTTTATTTCATAAGTCAAAGAATTGAGGCAGAAGAAAAAGCGTTAAAGTCCGCAGATATTGTTGTTACCAGCACTAAACAAGAGTCAATTTATCAATATTCCCAATATTCTTCTTTTTCACCACATAAAGCTAAAGTAATTCCTCCTGGAGTAGATCATAAAAAGTTTCATCATATTCACTCAACAACAGAGACAGCTGAAATAGACAATATGATGAAACCTTTCCTAATGGATTCTTCAAAACCTCCATTATTGGCAATTTCTAGAGCCGTAAGAAGAAAAAATATTCCTTCTTTAATCGAGGCATACGGAAAATCTGAAAAATTAAAACGAAAAACTAATTTAATTTTGATTTTGGGTTGTCGAGATAATACTTCAAAACTTGACCTTCAACAAAAAGATGTCTTCCATAATATTTTTGAAATGATTGATAAATATAATTTATACGGAAAGGTAGCCTATCCAAAAAAACATCTTCCAAGTCAGATTCCTTCTATTTATCGGTGGGCTGCCAGCAGAGGTGGTGTATTTGTAAATCCAGCTTTAACAGAGCCTTTTGGTTTAACTCTTCTTGAGGCTTCTTCATGTGGATTGCCAATAATATCAACAAATGATGGAGGACCAAAAGAAATTCGCTCGAAATGTGAAAATGGACTTTTAGTAGACGTTACTGACATTAATAAGTTGAAAGTTATTCTTGAACAGGGAATTTCAAATAATGATCAGTGGAAATTATGGAGTAGAAATGGAATTGAGGGTGTCAATAGACATTTTAGTTGGAACACTCACGTAAGCAGTTATTTATCAATACTTAAAGAAAAGTTCTCAAACTCAAATAGTTATTCTTCGTCAGATATTAAACAGAGTTGCTTAAAAGGAAGTTCTTCACTAATAAAACCCCATTGA
- a CDS encoding phospho-N-acetylmuramoyl-pentapeptide-transferase — protein MIGKIKEFNYKSLLIINTFALIVTSYFFKNFIFFGVYTLFFFISLYTTKNGLKIIKKLNLLQNIRTEGPSNHFKKRDTPTMGGILMIVPFLIFLLILTINLNSLNLFLLFLATLGYFMIGFWDDFLSFKNKENTGLKTKEKFILQSIISIIFIFLAYEKNLINPLILISDSWGINMNIFILPISFLVLVGISNSVNLTDGLDGLAAGCSGIIFFGLGTEILLKEQQELIVFSILCYSMSGICLGFLKYNSYPAKIFMGDTGSLSIGAILASIALITNSIFSLSIFSGIFIIESLSVMIQVGFFKITKKLFLKGKRIFLMTPLHHHFELKGVKEEKIVENFWKINILLIILGIVLKINL, from the coding sequence ATGATTGGGAAGATTAAAGAATTTAACTATAAATCGTTATTAATAATAAATACTTTTGCTTTAATAGTAACATCCTATTTTTTCAAAAATTTTATTTTTTTTGGAGTTTATACTTTATTTTTTTTTATTTCTTTATATACAACAAAGAATGGTTTAAAAATAATCAAAAAACTAAATTTACTTCAAAATATTAGGACTGAAGGCCCTTCTAATCACTTTAAAAAGCGTGACACCCCTACAATGGGAGGAATCTTAATGATAGTTCCTTTTTTAATTTTTCTATTAATATTAACTATAAATTTAAATTCCCTTAATTTATTCCTCCTATTTCTAGCTACTTTAGGTTACTTTATGATAGGTTTTTGGGATGATTTTTTAAGCTTTAAAAACAAAGAGAACACGGGGTTAAAAACAAAAGAAAAATTTATCTTACAAAGCATTATTTCAATAATTTTTATATTTTTAGCCTATGAAAAGAATTTAATAAATCCACTAATTTTAATATCAGACTCATGGGGAATAAATATGAATATTTTCATATTGCCCATTTCTTTTCTAGTGCTTGTTGGAATAAGTAATTCAGTGAATTTGACTGATGGACTAGATGGTTTAGCGGCTGGATGCAGTGGGATTATCTTTTTTGGATTAGGGACAGAAATTTTATTGAAAGAGCAACAGGAACTTATTGTTTTTAGTATCTTATGCTATTCAATGTCTGGCATATGCTTAGGATTTCTCAAATACAATAGTTACCCTGCAAAAATATTTATGGGTGACACCGGATCATTAAGTATTGGCGCAATTCTAGCTTCTATAGCGTTAATAACTAATAGCATTTTTAGCTTATCTATTTTCTCAGGAATCTTTATTATTGAATCTTTATCAGTAATGATTCAAGTGGGATTTTTTAAAATTACAAAAAAATTATTTCTCAAAGGTAAACGTATATTTTTGATGACACCACTACATCACCATTTTGAACTTAAGGGAGTAAAAGAAGAAAAGATAGTTGAAAATTTTTGGAAAATCAACATTTTACTTATAATTTTAGGTATAGTTTTAAAAATCAATCTTTAA
- a CDS encoding DUF3134 domain-containing protein — protein MDSNKLKIRLDDISEVNPALTCYHRDDPAPVLPLRDEPDLLSWLENTGRLIAENAGDSQEISTIEEEELSALMGEKEDYKTEEDPSEDDWED, from the coding sequence ATGGATTCAAATAAACTAAAAATTAGATTAGACGATATTTCTGAAGTTAATCCCGCATTAACTTGTTACCACAGAGATGATCCGGCTCCAGTTTTGCCATTAAGAGACGAACCAGATCTATTATCTTGGCTTGAAAATACAGGAAGGCTTATTGCTGAAAATGCAGGAGATTCTCAAGAAATTAGTACAATAGAAGAGGAAGAACTTTCCGCACTTATGGGAGAAAAAGAAGACTACAAAACTGAAGAAGACCCTTCAGAAGATGATTGGGAAGATTAA
- a CDS encoding argininosuccinate synthase, whose amino-acid sequence MQQVKKVVLAYSGGVDTSVCIPYLKNEYGISEVVTFVADLGQGENLDLIRQKALDSGASQSIVGNLVNSFVERFAFPAIRANALYLDKYPLSTALARPLIAENLVDIARQINADAVAHGCTGKGNDQVRFDLAINALGPDLKIITPAREWNMSREEAIVYGEKFGIPAPVSKKSPYSIDVNLLGRSIEAGILEDPMQEVPEDIFAMTSSIDNSPDSPQDIEIRFKNGFPVGINDEFLTPVEIIQKANDLAGAHGFGRIDMIEDRVVGIKSREIYETPGLLLLIKAHKELESITLNPDVVDFKGIVEKKWGQLVYQGFWFGPLKDSLDAFISSTQTSVNGKVKIRLYKGNAIVIGRMSENNSLYREDLATYSKDDVFNHSLAEGFIYMWGMSNKIWAELNSKTKN is encoded by the coding sequence ATGCAGCAGGTAAAAAAAGTTGTACTAGCATATTCTGGGGGCGTTGATACGAGCGTTTGTATTCCATATCTAAAGAATGAGTATGGCATCTCAGAAGTAGTAACTTTTGTTGCAGATCTTGGACAAGGCGAGAATTTGGATCTTATTAGGCAAAAAGCTTTAGATTCGGGTGCATCTCAATCAATCGTTGGTAATTTAGTTAATAGTTTTGTTGAAAGATTCGCTTTCCCAGCTATTAGAGCAAATGCATTATATTTAGATAAATATCCTTTATCTACAGCTCTTGCTAGGCCTTTAATTGCTGAAAATTTAGTAGATATTGCCCGACAGATTAATGCTGATGCAGTAGCTCATGGTTGTACTGGTAAAGGCAATGATCAAGTTCGATTTGATTTGGCAATTAATGCTTTAGGGCCTGATTTGAAAATAATTACTCCTGCAAGGGAGTGGAATATGAGTAGGGAAGAGGCCATAGTTTATGGAGAAAAATTTGGTATTCCTGCACCAGTATCTAAAAAATCACCATATTCAATAGATGTCAACTTGCTTGGTAGAAGCATTGAGGCGGGGATTTTAGAAGATCCAATGCAAGAAGTGCCTGAAGATATATTTGCTATGACATCATCAATTGATAATTCACCTGATTCCCCTCAAGATATCGAGATTCGCTTTAAAAATGGTTTTCCAGTTGGAATTAATGATGAATTTTTAACTCCAGTAGAGATTATTCAAAAAGCAAACGATCTTGCAGGTGCTCATGGTTTTGGAAGAATAGATATGATTGAAGATCGAGTAGTAGGTATTAAAAGTAGAGAGATTTACGAAACACCAGGTCTTTTACTTTTAATCAAAGCTCACAAAGAATTAGAGAGTATTACATTAAATCCAGATGTCGTTGATTTTAAAGGAATAGTAGAAAAGAAATGGGGTCAATTAGTCTATCAAGGTTTTTGGTTTGGACCCCTTAAGGATAGTTTAGACGCCTTTATTTCATCGACTCAAACTTCAGTTAATGGAAAAGTGAAGATTAGACTTTATAAAGGGAACGCAATAGTAATTGGTAGAATGTCGGAAAATAATTCACTTTACAGGGAAGATTTGGCAACTTATAGCAAAGACGATGTTTTTAATCATTCTCTAGCTGAAGGTTTTATCTATATGTGGGGTATGTCTAATAAAATTTGGGCTGAGTTAAATTCAAAAACGAAAAATTAA
- a CDS encoding 30S ribosomal protein S6 yields the protein MNEQQSYYETMYILRPDIAEDEVTNHIDKYNKLLEEFGGTILDSQMRGKRRLAYQISKHREGIYVQLSHQGDGQHIFKIEKAMRLSEDVIRYMTVKQEGPLPTPRSSTKNSAQADNKENPESKIESKEKETVVSANTSTSVKDETETKENAES from the coding sequence ATGAACGAACAGCAATCTTATTACGAAACCATGTACATCCTCCGCCCTGATATTGCGGAAGATGAAGTAACTAACCACATTGATAAGTACAATAAGCTTTTAGAAGAATTCGGCGGAACAATTCTCGACAGTCAAATGAGGGGGAAAAGAAGATTAGCCTATCAAATATCAAAACATAGAGAAGGTATTTACGTCCAACTCAGTCATCAAGGTGATGGACAACATATTTTCAAAATCGAAAAAGCTATGAGACTTAGTGAAGATGTCATTAGATATATGACCGTAAAACAAGAAGGTCCTTTGCCAACTCCAAGATCTTCTACAAAGAATTCAGCTCAAGCAGATAATAAAGAGAATCCAGAATCGAAAATTGAATCTAAGGAAAAAGAAACAGTAGTAAGCGCAAATACTTCAACTTCGGTAAAAGATGAGACTGAAACCAAAGAGAATGCAGAATCTTAA
- a CDS encoding shikimate dehydrogenase yields MISSKTSFIALIGNPVRHSLSPIMQNAALQHLGLDLIYIAIPCKDEDLELVLNSLKKINCKGLNITIPHKEKVFNLCSEISPIASKLKAINTLKLNSEKEWSGTNTDVEGFIYPLKNLNLNKKQAIVLGSGGAARSVIQGLINLKLSGISVVSRNKSSLNELIKNFENQIKIQGLLNNDNQAQKLIEEADLLVNTTPVGMKTANHEINVMPYGESFWRSLNSKTIVYDLIYNPAPTHLLKFSANKGCMTIDGLQMLVAQGMKSLSFWTNGLEVPFHIMNDALKKYI; encoded by the coding sequence ATGATTTCAAGTAAGACATCTTTTATTGCATTAATCGGCAATCCAGTAAGGCATTCCCTGTCACCAATTATGCAAAATGCTGCCCTTCAACATTTAGGCTTAGATTTAATTTATATTGCTATACCTTGCAAAGATGAAGATCTAGAATTGGTTCTGAATTCTTTAAAAAAAATTAACTGCAAAGGTTTAAATATTACAATTCCTCATAAAGAAAAAGTATTTAACCTCTGTAGTGAAATTTCACCTATTGCAAGCAAGCTGAAAGCAATTAATACTCTTAAATTGAACTCTGAAAAAGAATGGAGCGGAACAAATACAGATGTAGAAGGATTTATTTATCCATTAAAGAATTTAAACTTAAACAAAAAACAAGCGATTGTCCTTGGCTCAGGTGGTGCAGCACGATCTGTTATTCAAGGATTAATAAATTTAAAACTTTCTGGAATTTCAGTAGTATCAAGGAACAAATCATCACTAAATGAATTAATAAAAAATTTTGAAAATCAAATTAAAATTCAGGGTTTGTTAAATAATGATAATCAAGCTCAAAAATTGATTGAAGAAGCAGATTTACTTGTCAATACAACACCAGTAGGCATGAAAACAGCTAATCATGAAATAAATGTAATGCCGTATGGGGAGTCTTTTTGGAGATCTCTTAACTCAAAAACAATTGTTTATGATTTAATTTACAACCCAGCTCCAACTCATCTATTGAAATTTAGTGCCAACAAAGGATGCATGACTATCGATGGTTTGCAAATGCTCGTTGCTCAAGGAATGAAATCATTATCATTTTGGACAAATGGCTTAGAAGTACCTTTTCATATTATGAATGACGCACTTAAAAAGTATATTTGA